The Agromyces sp. LHK192 genome includes a window with the following:
- a CDS encoding type II toxin-antitoxin system VapC family toxin, with product MVDASVVVTLLIDPGEAGDAIAEHLRDTVAYGPTLLPFEVANVLRRRRNGGLLSDAEASLAHARLLDLPIELWPWEPVARRAWALGANLTSYDAAYVALAEELDAVLLTRDTRLAAAPGVACEIVVV from the coding sequence GTGGTCGACGCATCCGTCGTGGTGACGCTGCTGATCGATCCCGGTGAAGCCGGCGACGCAATCGCGGAACACCTGCGAGACACGGTCGCCTACGGGCCCACTCTCCTGCCGTTCGAGGTGGCGAACGTACTGCGGCGTCGTCGCAATGGCGGGTTGCTTTCCGACGCCGAGGCATCCCTCGCCCACGCCCGTCTCCTCGATCTGCCGATCGAACTGTGGCCGTGGGAGCCCGTCGCCCGCCGCGCGTGGGCGCTCGGTGCGAACTTGACGAGTTACGACGCCGCGTACGTCGCCCTCGCCGAAGAGCTCGACGCGGTGCTGCTCACCCGCGACACGAGGCTCGCTGCGGCGCCCGGGGTGGCGTGCGAGATCGTCGTCGTGTGA
- a CDS encoding S8 family peptidase, translated as MGMIDGKEPPPAATPTIEPRVIVKVRDDARAEFTRRRAQAEGRGDAGRKPEASDPGVELLDAVAFVGDLLAARQDAIAAEAHLDSLASERFAGSSGRRARFASYAAISVADEASARELAADLDARPDIETAYVEGGPTPPPVDATDDPMSSDQGYLDAAPDGVDARWAWDRADGSGIGFVGLEQGWTRNHEDLAAAGITIISGVSEAYHGHGTAVLGEVVGVDNARGVVGIAPGASARVVSQFRTSTTYSTAEAIISAADAMSPGDVLLLEAQTTVAGSNYLPVEVEQAVFDAIRDATDAGIIVVEAAGNGSTDLDAFTTSAGKRVLDRGHADFRDSGAIMVGAAGSNAPHGRLSFSNFGSRIDCYGWGNNITTTGDGWTGTSTTEYTTSFGGTSGASPIVTGAALLLQSWHKQRKGWAMGPSTLRSWLSSSINTPSANPPTDRIGVMPNLRAIIEGIIEDERFDIDVDKYQLWVYILFGILNDAPGVIWVPGKGPVPVDPEWFKLGQEQRRLLVTELATEVRGLEQRGGRLTVREVDRIGQAAFAEVVAKVAGRVNG; from the coding sequence ATGGGCATGATCGACGGCAAGGAGCCGCCCCCGGCGGCGACGCCGACCATCGAACCGCGCGTCATCGTGAAGGTGCGCGATGATGCACGCGCCGAATTCACGCGGCGGCGCGCACAGGCAGAAGGGCGAGGTGATGCCGGGCGCAAGCCCGAGGCATCCGACCCGGGCGTCGAACTGCTCGACGCCGTCGCGTTCGTCGGCGACCTGCTCGCCGCCCGGCAGGACGCGATCGCCGCCGAGGCGCATCTCGACTCGCTGGCGTCCGAGCGGTTCGCCGGCAGCTCGGGGCGTCGGGCGAGGTTCGCCTCGTACGCCGCGATCAGCGTGGCCGATGAGGCATCCGCTCGTGAACTGGCGGCCGATCTGGATGCGCGGCCCGACATCGAGACCGCGTACGTGGAGGGCGGTCCGACGCCGCCGCCGGTCGACGCGACCGACGATCCGATGAGCAGCGACCAGGGGTACCTCGACGCGGCGCCCGACGGCGTCGACGCGCGGTGGGCGTGGGACCGCGCCGACGGGTCGGGCATCGGATTCGTCGGCCTCGAGCAGGGGTGGACGCGCAACCACGAAGACCTCGCGGCGGCCGGCATCACGATCATTTCGGGCGTGAGCGAGGCGTACCACGGGCACGGCACGGCGGTGCTCGGCGAGGTCGTCGGCGTCGACAACGCTCGCGGGGTGGTCGGCATCGCGCCCGGGGCATCCGCTCGGGTGGTGTCGCAGTTCCGCACGTCGACGACGTACAGCACCGCCGAGGCGATCATCTCGGCGGCCGACGCGATGTCGCCCGGCGACGTGCTGCTGCTCGAAGCGCAGACAACGGTGGCGGGTTCGAACTACCTGCCCGTCGAGGTCGAGCAGGCGGTGTTCGACGCGATCCGCGACGCGACGGATGCCGGGATCATCGTCGTCGAAGCGGCGGGCAACGGGTCGACCGACCTCGACGCGTTCACGACGTCGGCGGGCAAGCGGGTGCTCGATCGCGGGCACGCCGACTTCCGTGACTCGGGCGCGATCATGGTGGGAGCTGCCGGGTCGAACGCGCCGCATGGGCGGCTCAGCTTCTCGAACTTCGGCAGCCGCATCGACTGCTACGGCTGGGGCAACAACATCACCACGACCGGCGACGGCTGGACGGGCACGTCGACGACGGAGTACACGACGTCGTTCGGTGGAACCTCCGGAGCGAGTCCGATCGTGACCGGCGCCGCTCTGCTGCTGCAGAGCTGGCACAAGCAGCGCAAGGGCTGGGCGATGGGCCCGTCGACGCTGCGCTCGTGGCTCTCGTCGAGCATCAACACCCCGAGCGCGAACCCGCCGACCGACCGCATCGGCGTCATGCCGAACCTGCGCGCCATCATCGAGGGCATCATCGAAGACGAACGGTTCGACATCGACGTCGACAAGTACCAGCTGTGGGTCTACATCCTCTTCGGCATCCTCAACGACGCACCCGGCGTCATCTGGGTGCCCGGCAAGGGACCGGTGCCCGTCGACCCCGAATGGTTCAAGCTCGGCCAGGAACAGCGGCGGCTGCTCGTCACCGAACTCGCGACGGAGGTGCGGGGTCTCGAACAGCGCGGCGGCCGGCTCACCGTGCGCGAGGTCGACCGCATCGGGCAGGCGGCGTTCGCGGAGGTGGTGGCGAAGGTCGCGGGGCGCGTGAATGGGTGA
- a CDS encoding metallophosphoesterase, producing MPTRLLLISDTHVPARARRLPDQVWRAIDDADLVVHAGDWVDVATLDAIEQRAARLVGVAGNNDGPELHARLGEFAGFELDGLRFGVVHETGAATGREARMDAAYPDLDVLVFGHSHIPWDTTTARGIRLLNPGSPTDRRRQPACTMMTAITDAGELRAVQLVVVDRG from the coding sequence GTGCCCACGCGACTCCTCCTCATCTCCGACACGCACGTGCCCGCGCGGGCGCGCCGGCTGCCCGACCAGGTCTGGCGCGCGATCGACGACGCCGACCTCGTCGTGCACGCCGGTGACTGGGTGGATGTCGCGACGCTCGATGCGATCGAGCAGCGCGCGGCCAGGCTCGTCGGGGTCGCCGGCAACAACGACGGACCCGAACTGCACGCCCGCCTCGGCGAGTTCGCCGGGTTCGAGCTCGACGGGCTGCGGTTCGGCGTCGTCCACGAGACCGGCGCCGCCACCGGGCGCGAAGCGCGCATGGATGCCGCGTACCCCGACCTTGACGTGCTCGTGTTCGGGCACAGCCACATCCCGTGGGACACGACGACGGCGCGGGGCATCCGGCTGCTGAATCCCGGATCGCCGACCGACCGCCGCCGCCAACCCGCCTGCACCATGATGACCGCGATCACGGATGCCGGTGAGCTGCGCGCCGTGCAGCTGGTCGTGGTCGACCGGGGGTAG
- a CDS encoding DUF4190 domain-containing protein, with the protein MAFNLGHLLLLVLLGLGITTLVLGARKRRAFPVTAGILTAFAALLGVGSWFIAPLVWIDATPHFAMDPSSYGAVVVTLFVLETVSAVIWWGLAIAGFIAAIVMKKREPVVTAADAGGSQAGRTNGVALASIIVVWFSSIVGLILGHVALGQLNRNGGEGRGMALTAVIVGWIATAIGLVGAVLLIIQYSMLVGR; encoded by the coding sequence ATGGCGTTCAATCTCGGGCATCTCCTGCTCCTCGTCCTGCTCGGCCTCGGCATCACCACGCTCGTGCTCGGTGCTCGGAAGCGGCGTGCCTTCCCGGTCACGGCGGGCATCCTCACGGCCTTCGCCGCGTTGCTCGGCGTCGGCTCTTGGTTCATCGCGCCGCTCGTCTGGATCGACGCAACGCCGCACTTCGCGATGGATCCCTCGAGCTACGGAGCGGTCGTGGTGACCTTGTTCGTGCTGGAGACGGTGTCGGCTGTGATCTGGTGGGGGCTCGCGATCGCAGGATTCATCGCGGCGATCGTGATGAAGAAGCGCGAACCCGTCGTGACTGCCGCAGACGCGGGCGGGTCGCAGGCCGGTCGCACGAACGGTGTTGCCCTGGCATCGATCATCGTCGTGTGGTTCAGCTCGATCGTCGGGCTCATCCTCGGTCACGTCGCCCTCGGCCAGCTCAACCGCAACGGCGGCGAGGGTCGGGGGATGGCGCTGACCGCGGTGATCGTCGGGTGGATCGCGACCGCCATCGGACTCGTCGGTGCGGTCCTGCTGATCATCCAGTACTCGATGCTCGTCGGTCGCTGA
- a CDS encoding glycosyltransferase family 39 protein — MAALVALLAATSQWYGYHRDELYFRMLEPAWGYVDQPPLTPLIARATTLLADEPWALRIPAILAAAASVIVLALIAREAGGGRLAQSIAAWGGASAAFPMIFGHILLTASLDLVLWELIALFTMRALLRGDGRWWLAVGLVTGIATYNKLLVAMLIAGLALGLLTLGPRREFRSPWLWAGVGFAVVLALPNLAYQVANGLPQLAMGAALAEDTDGVGRILTLPYLVIVVGPPLVPIWIAGLAGLFRRAEWRPIRLLAVAFAVVVLGTIIGGAQAYYPVALVVVLLALGAVPTAEWMRTRLRRALVWAAIALNASASVLIALPVLPIGWVGASPFAAANQTVGDTIGWPEYAAQVADVVDQARADASATGVEPIVITSNYGEAGALARYGPALGIDADRVFSGHNALWFEATPPDSAVDVVIVGWHARVLAAHFEACTVDGALDNGVDVDNEEQDLPITRCMGRTTPWDELWPQFAHLS, encoded by the coding sequence ATGGCCGCGCTCGTCGCTCTGCTGGCCGCGACCAGCCAGTGGTACGGGTACCACCGCGACGAACTGTACTTCCGCATGCTCGAACCGGCGTGGGGGTACGTCGACCAGCCGCCCCTGACGCCGCTCATCGCGCGGGCGACGACCCTGCTCGCCGACGAGCCGTGGGCCCTGCGCATCCCGGCGATCCTGGCCGCCGCGGCATCCGTGATCGTGTTGGCGCTCATCGCCCGCGAGGCCGGCGGTGGTCGACTCGCCCAGTCGATCGCGGCGTGGGGCGGGGCATCCGCGGCGTTCCCGATGATCTTCGGCCACATCCTCCTGACCGCGTCGCTCGACCTCGTGCTGTGGGAGCTCATCGCACTGTTCACGATGCGCGCCCTGCTGCGCGGCGACGGACGCTGGTGGCTCGCCGTCGGCCTCGTCACCGGCATCGCGACGTACAACAAACTGCTCGTCGCGATGCTCATCGCCGGACTCGCGCTGGGTCTACTGACGCTCGGCCCGCGCCGCGAGTTCCGGTCGCCGTGGCTGTGGGCCGGCGTCGGATTCGCGGTGGTGCTCGCGCTGCCCAACCTCGCCTACCAGGTTGCCAACGGCCTACCCCAGCTGGCGATGGGCGCGGCGCTCGCCGAAGACACCGACGGCGTCGGGCGCATCCTCACCCTGCCGTACCTCGTCATCGTCGTCGGTCCGCCGCTCGTGCCGATCTGGATCGCCGGCCTCGCCGGCCTGTTCCGCCGGGCCGAATGGCGCCCGATCCGGCTCCTCGCGGTCGCGTTCGCCGTCGTCGTGCTCGGCACGATCATCGGCGGCGCGCAGGCGTACTACCCCGTCGCCCTGGTCGTCGTGCTGCTCGCGCTCGGAGCCGTGCCGACCGCCGAGTGGATGCGCACGCGCCTGCGCCGCGCACTCGTCTGGGCGGCGATCGCACTCAACGCGTCCGCCTCGGTGCTCATCGCGCTCCCGGTGCTGCCGATCGGGTGGGTCGGCGCGAGCCCGTTCGCGGCCGCGAACCAGACCGTCGGCGACACCATCGGGTGGCCAGAGTACGCCGCGCAGGTCGCGGACGTCGTCGACCAGGCGCGAGCGGATGCCTCCGCCACGGGCGTCGAACCGATCGTCATCACCTCGAACTACGGCGAGGCGGGAGCCCTCGCCAGGTACGGCCCGGCGCTCGGCATCGACGCCGACCGCGTGTTCAGCGGGCACAACGCGCTCTGGTTCGAGGCGACGCCGCCGGATTCCGCGGTCGACGTCGTCATCGTCGGATGGCACGCGAGGGTGCTCGCCGCGCACTTCGAGGCCTGCACCGTCGACGGCGCACTCGACAACGGCGTCGACGTCGACAACGAGGAACAGGACCTGCCGATCACGCGGTGCATGGGCCGGACCACTCCGTGGGACGAACTCTGGCCGCAGTTCGCGCACCTGAGCTGA
- a CDS encoding VOC family protein — protein MSQDQRIAFHLADGVDDWRVLYCGPVACFETASLQDAAAFAVAIAGLDELDGLDKLDRRDAPPLIDVRPNGVTIRLTADVLDLEASGAATAAARARAISDLARQRGLTPRPDRLQDTQVAIATVAPVGEVLPFWRAVLGYDDHTADDLVDPRGRGPTVWFQQLDPARSDSRGRTLRHAMHVDLAVPREQLRARLAEALAEHGRVVVDLGPRYQTFADPAGNKVDLVSWPDLPVHQDDAHRYDERDFDADGTPGSRSGTGTPATPAAGTRTTGRPLDPGAGAAEAPDTAGAADTTRITFDEAAVEAAWMAFREASDLDDWPIVFSGPSTWFATESLARSAELAAHLAAVDGAERLDLDVRAGGLAVRLVRDLSGMDETHLDLARRLSAAAHEFGVEADPSRVQTMQIAIASHPEDDVRPFWRELFRYRELGDEDLVSPHGRGPNLWFQSLAEGKALRHAFHLDVSVPLAIGQARVDAALAAGGRIADQRDGAWWTLADPVGNKVDIAVWADRGGRID, from the coding sequence ATGAGCCAGGACCAGCGCATCGCATTCCACCTCGCCGACGGCGTCGACGACTGGCGGGTGCTCTACTGCGGACCGGTCGCGTGCTTCGAGACCGCGTCGCTGCAGGATGCCGCCGCGTTCGCAGTCGCGATCGCGGGGCTCGACGAGCTCGATGGTCTCGACAAGCTCGACCGCCGAGATGCCCCACCGCTCATCGACGTGCGCCCCAACGGGGTCACGATCCGCCTCACCGCCGACGTGCTCGACCTCGAGGCATCCGGTGCGGCTACCGCCGCTGCCCGGGCCCGAGCGATCTCCGACCTCGCGCGGCAGCGCGGCCTCACCCCGCGACCCGATCGGCTGCAAGACACCCAGGTCGCGATCGCCACCGTCGCGCCGGTCGGCGAGGTGCTCCCCTTCTGGCGGGCTGTGCTCGGCTACGACGACCACACCGCCGACGACCTCGTGGATCCCCGCGGACGCGGACCGACCGTGTGGTTCCAGCAGCTCGACCCGGCGCGGAGCGACTCGCGCGGCCGCACGCTGCGACACGCGATGCACGTCGACCTCGCGGTGCCGCGCGAGCAACTGCGCGCTCGCCTCGCCGAAGCGCTCGCCGAACACGGGCGAGTGGTCGTCGACCTCGGGCCGCGCTACCAGACGTTCGCCGACCCGGCGGGCAACAAGGTCGACCTCGTCAGTTGGCCCGACCTGCCGGTGCACCAGGACGACGCACACCGATACGACGAGCGCGACTTCGACGCCGACGGTACGCCCGGGTCGCGATCGGGTACGGGCACTCCCGCGACGCCGGCGGCCGGCACACGGACGACCGGCCGGCCGCTCGACCCGGGCGCCGGCGCCGCCGAAGCCCCCGACACCGCCGGAGCCGCCGACACCACCCGCATCACCTTCGACGAAGCCGCCGTCGAGGCCGCGTGGATGGCGTTCCGCGAGGCATCCGACCTCGACGACTGGCCGATCGTGTTCTCGGGCCCGTCGACGTGGTTCGCCACCGAGTCGCTCGCGCGCAGCGCCGAACTCGCGGCCCACCTCGCCGCGGTCGATGGCGCCGAGCGGCTCGACCTCGACGTGCGCGCCGGGGGCCTCGCGGTGCGGCTCGTCCGCGACCTCAGCGGCATGGACGAGACGCACCTCGATCTCGCGCGGCGTCTCTCGGCAGCCGCGCACGAGTTCGGCGTCGAGGCCGACCCGAGCCGCGTGCAGACCATGCAGATCGCGATCGCATCGCACCCCGAAGACGACGTGCGCCCGTTCTGGCGCGAGCTGTTCCGCTACCGCGAACTCGGCGACGAAGACCTCGTCAGCCCGCACGGGCGGGGGCCGAACCTGTGGTTCCAGTCCCTCGCCGAGGGCAAGGCGCTGCGTCACGCGTTCCACCTCGACGTCTCGGTGCCGCTCGCGATCGGGCAGGCGAGAGTGGATGCCGCGCTGGCCGCGGGCGGCCGCATCGCCGACCAGCGCGACGGCGCCTGGTGGACGCTCGCCGACCCCGTCGGCAACAAGGTCGACATCGCGGTCTGGGCCGACCGCGGCGGCCGCATCGACTGA
- a CDS encoding nuclear transport factor 2 family protein has translation MTDEHLTDERPDVPAALRAFIDTTNRGDTDAFLAVFTDDASLDDWGRVFHGRDGIASWNETDNIGKQSHFELVGVEPTDDPDTVIATLEVSGNGYNGTGPITFTSVGDRLSRVVIAPTD, from the coding sequence ATGACCGACGAACACCTGACCGACGAACGACCGGATGTCCCGGCGGCGCTGCGCGCCTTCATCGACACGACGAATCGCGGCGACACCGACGCGTTCCTGGCGGTCTTCACCGACGACGCCTCACTCGACGACTGGGGCCGGGTGTTCCACGGTCGCGACGGCATCGCGTCGTGGAACGAGACCGACAACATCGGCAAGCAGTCGCACTTCGAACTCGTCGGCGTCGAGCCGACCGATGACCCCGACACGGTCATTGCGACGCTCGAGGTCTCGGGCAACGGCTACAACGGCACCGGGCCCATCACGTTCACCTCGGTCGGCGACCGGCTCAGCCGGGTGGTCATCGCGCCCACCGACTGA
- a CDS encoding ADP-ribosylglycohydrolase family protein: MVDAAVLDRAIGAVIGSAAGDALGAPYEFKPPLADEVPVTMHAGGPWELGEWTDDTSMAVPLLQELAAGNRFDDPLVLGRVVLAWKDWSRTAKDVGIQTRRMLGLLSDASATPATEASARAAAKAVHDETGRSGGNGSLMRTGPLALGYLGDGEEAALAAAARRVSELTHFEDDAGDASVIWSLAIRHAIRTGELDLRAQVEALPAERRALWLERIDVAEATLLTRDVPGGKGWVVAALQAAWSAIHHGADFADSIERAVRCGNDTDTVAAIAGSLAGAHRGASAVPAAWTEHLHGWPGLAASDLAELARSAVDLAASPVVG; the protein is encoded by the coding sequence ATGGTTGACGCAGCCGTACTCGACCGCGCGATCGGAGCCGTGATCGGCTCGGCGGCCGGTGATGCGCTCGGCGCACCGTACGAGTTCAAGCCGCCGCTGGCCGACGAGGTGCCGGTCACGATGCACGCCGGCGGCCCGTGGGAGCTCGGCGAGTGGACCGACGACACGTCGATGGCCGTACCGCTGCTGCAGGAACTCGCGGCCGGCAACCGGTTCGACGACCCGCTGGTGCTCGGCCGGGTCGTGCTCGCGTGGAAGGACTGGTCGCGCACCGCGAAGGACGTCGGCATCCAGACGCGCCGCATGCTGGGCCTGCTGTCGGATGCTTCGGCCACGCCGGCGACGGAGGCATCCGCTCGTGCTGCGGCGAAGGCCGTGCACGACGAGACGGGCCGATCGGGCGGCAACGGCTCGCTGATGCGCACCGGGCCGCTCGCGCTCGGCTACCTCGGCGACGGCGAGGAGGCCGCGCTGGCCGCGGCGGCTCGCCGGGTGTCGGAGCTCACGCATTTCGAGGATGATGCGGGCGACGCATCCGTCATCTGGTCGCTGGCGATCCGGCACGCGATCCGCACGGGTGAGCTCGACCTGCGTGCGCAGGTGGAGGCGCTGCCTGCCGAGCGGCGGGCGCTGTGGCTCGAGCGCATCGACGTCGCGGAGGCGACGCTGCTGACGCGGGATGTCCCGGGCGGCAAGGGCTGGGTCGTCGCCGCGTTGCAGGCGGCGTGGAGCGCGATCCACCACGGTGCCGACTTCGCCGACTCGATCGAGCGCGCGGTGCGCTGCGGCAACGACACCGACACGGTCGCGGCGATCGCCGGTTCGCTCGCCGGTGCGCACCGGGGTGCGTCGGCCGTGCCCGCGGCCTGGACCGAGCACCTGCACGGATGGCCCGGGCTCGCGGCATCCGATCTCGCGGAACTCGCCCGGTCGGCGGTCGACCTCGCCGCGTCTCCGGTGGTCGGGTAG
- a CDS encoding SDR family NAD(P)-dependent oxidoreductase → MDHTEPTILITGATGAIGFETARRLAEAGAHVVVHGPTLAEASAATGRLEDLGVDTDRLSAIGADFADLSAVVGMAAEVRERFDRIDVLVHAAAVPGPDGRTLTGDGNELAFQVNHLASYLLTRLLIDRLGRADAPGRVVSVSSNLHVGANLDWADLQRARNYAPLPAYAQSQLALTMFTTALARRHPELDAVSLHPGLAESPILHHYGRVGEPAADVAGRVARLCDQRLDVESGAYVDRIILARTAPLAANPRALDRLWRRAHGSSASTRQHPPPSEASTEGGPAPDGIPSSFRGAAGSCARPGRLRAGPNGRRPARIPTICVRA, encoded by the coding sequence ATGGACCACACCGAACCCACCATCCTGATCACCGGCGCGACGGGCGCGATCGGCTTCGAGACCGCACGACGGCTCGCCGAGGCCGGAGCGCACGTCGTCGTGCACGGACCCACGCTCGCGGAGGCATCCGCCGCGACCGGCCGACTCGAGGACCTCGGCGTCGACACCGATCGGCTGAGCGCGATCGGCGCGGACTTCGCCGACCTGTCGGCCGTCGTCGGGATGGCCGCCGAGGTGCGCGAGCGATTCGATCGCATCGACGTGCTCGTGCACGCGGCCGCCGTCCCCGGACCCGACGGCCGCACGCTCACCGGCGACGGCAACGAGCTCGCGTTCCAGGTGAACCACCTCGCGTCGTACCTGCTGACCCGCCTCCTCATCGACCGGCTCGGCCGAGCGGATGCCCCGGGCCGCGTCGTCTCCGTCTCGTCGAACCTGCACGTCGGCGCCAACCTCGACTGGGCCGACCTGCAGCGCGCCCGCAACTACGCGCCGCTGCCCGCCTACGCGCAGTCGCAGCTCGCACTCACGATGTTCACGACGGCGCTCGCGCGGCGGCATCCCGAGCTGGATGCCGTGAGCCTCCACCCCGGGCTGGCCGAGTCGCCGATCCTGCACCACTACGGGCGGGTCGGCGAGCCCGCGGCCGACGTCGCCGGACGCGTCGCGCGACTCTGCGACCAGCGGCTCGACGTCGAGTCGGGCGCCTACGTCGACCGCATCATCCTCGCCCGCACGGCACCCCTCGCGGCGAACCCGCGCGCACTCGACCGCCTCTGGAGGCGAGCGCACGGCTCGTCGGCCTCGACGCGGCAGCACCCGCCGCCGTCTGAGGCGTCAACCGAGGGCGGACCTGCACCCGACGGCATCCCATCGTCGTTCCGTGGAGCGGCCGGGTCGTGCGCGCGACCCGGCCGTCTCCGCGCGGGCCCGAATGGTCGCCGACCGGCTCGGATTCCGACTATCTGCGTCCGCGCGTAG
- a CDS encoding dicarboxylate/amino acid:cation symporter has protein sequence MAELDWLSIAALATTAVLFAGLVLLRRIRASFTVLTVVALFLGVDVGLLFRGHVAYVDVIGTVYVNVITAIVAPLIVISVLSSVTSLGSVAKLRSIGLSSVFWLLLTNFIAILLTLGLALATGVGTGAQLDLDGTDGAALENLQRPLDEVVVGLFPSNVVGDIASNNIIAIILFTVLVAVSYLLVADRKPEKVRAFKDVVEATRRVLFKAVGFIIALTPFAVLALSASTTSVAITRIETALSLVGVLVIAVVACFVDAYLVNGVLVKVFADLNPVRFFRLITPPQYTAFTTQSSIGTLPLTIATLTRKVGVSPEVAGFTAPIGTTIGMPGCAGIWPTLVAVFSINALGIEYTPLDYVVLVAMGLLVSLGTAGVPGTAIITATAVLTAVGLPVEVLVLLIPISAIAGTASTMANVTAAATSAAIVARRADALDDEVFAGRRVITDDGDADVAPEADDASDAVHRRDHHPATALVHHPEPDRTEPLHPEPGHRREPAHRTEGALR, from the coding sequence GTGGCTGAGCTCGACTGGCTCTCGATCGCGGCGCTCGCGACGACCGCCGTGCTGTTCGCCGGACTGGTGCTGCTGCGCCGCATCCGGGCATCCTTCACCGTGCTCACGGTCGTCGCCCTGTTCCTCGGCGTCGACGTCGGTCTCCTCTTCCGCGGGCACGTCGCGTACGTCGACGTCATCGGCACCGTCTACGTGAACGTCATCACGGCGATCGTCGCGCCGCTGATCGTCATCTCGGTGCTGTCGAGCGTCACCTCGCTCGGCAGCGTCGCGAAGCTTCGCTCGATCGGCCTGAGCTCGGTGTTCTGGCTGCTGCTGACCAACTTCATCGCGATCCTGCTCACCCTCGGACTCGCACTCGCCACCGGGGTCGGCACCGGCGCCCAGCTCGACCTGGACGGCACCGACGGCGCCGCACTCGAGAACCTGCAGCGCCCGCTCGACGAGGTCGTCGTCGGGCTGTTCCCCTCGAACGTCGTCGGCGACATCGCGTCGAACAACATCATCGCGATCATCCTCTTCACAGTGCTGGTCGCCGTCTCGTACCTGCTGGTGGCCGACCGCAAGCCCGAGAAGGTCAGGGCGTTCAAGGACGTCGTCGAGGCCACGCGCCGCGTGCTGTTCAAGGCGGTGGGCTTCATCATCGCGCTGACCCCGTTCGCGGTGCTCGCGCTCTCGGCGTCGACGACCTCGGTCGCGATCACCCGCATCGAGACCGCGCTGTCGCTCGTCGGGGTGCTGGTCATCGCCGTCGTCGCGTGCTTCGTCGACGCGTACCTGGTGAACGGGGTGCTCGTGAAGGTGTTCGCCGACCTCAACCCCGTGCGCTTCTTCCGGCTGATCACGCCGCCGCAGTACACCGCGTTCACCACGCAGTCGAGCATCGGCACGCTGCCGCTGACGATCGCGACGCTCACCCGCAAGGTCGGCGTCTCGCCGGAGGTCGCGGGGTTCACCGCGCCGATCGGCACGACGATCGGTATGCCGGGCTGCGCGGGCATCTGGCCGACCCTCGTCGCCGTGTTCAGCATCAACGCGCTCGGCATCGAGTACACGCCGCTCGACTACGTCGTGCTCGTCGCGATGGGCCTGCTCGTGTCGCTCGGCACGGCCGGAGTCCCGGGCACCGCGATCATCACCGCGACGGCCGTGCTCACGGCCGTCGGGCTGCCGGTCGAGGTGCTCGTGCTGCTCATCCCGATCAGCGCGATCGCCGGAACCGCCAGCACGATGGCGAACGTCACCGCCGCCGCGACCAGCGCCGCGATCGTCGCGCGCCGTGCCGACGCGCTCGACGACGAGGTCTTCGCCGGCCGACGGGTCATCACCGACGACGGCGACGCGGATGTCGCACCCGAAGCGGATGACGCATCCGACGCCGTGCACCGGCGCGACCACCACCCGGCGACCGCCCTCGTTCACCACCCCGAACCAGACCGCACCGAGCCACTCCACCCTGAACCCGGCCACCGCCGCGAGCCCGCGCACCGCACCGAAGGAGCACTCCGATGA
- a CDS encoding fibronectin type III domain-containing protein — MSATAPVALAAPKVTAKGSTLTVAWTAGADGGSPVTGYKLVLNGGTPIPVAATATTHTFPKLGAGTYRVSVIATNAIGDSTASPASAKVTLTGATAATTPSETSVDTTAAASDGGAPSWLAGTGILLAIVAIGALALLGQRVLKRRATPAAAGATAEAATTSVPDAAASAEASDGARSSDR; from the coding sequence GTGTCGGCGACCGCCCCGGTGGCGCTGGCCGCCCCGAAGGTCACGGCGAAGGGCTCGACGCTGACCGTCGCCTGGACCGCGGGCGCCGACGGCGGCTCCCCGGTCACCGGGTACAAGCTCGTGCTGAACGGCGGGACGCCGATCCCGGTGGCGGCCACCGCGACCACCCACACCTTCCCCAAGCTCGGCGCAGGCACGTACCGCGTCAGCGTCATCGCCACGAACGCGATCGGCGACTCGACGGCGTCCCCGGCGTCGGCGAAGGTGACGCTCACGGGTGCGACCGCGGCCACGACGCCGTCGGAGACCTCGGTCGACACCACGGCCGCGGCATCCGACGGCGGCGCGCCGAGCTGGCTGGCCGGCACCGGCATCCTGCTCGCCATCGTCGCGATCGGCGCGCTCGCGCTGCTCGGCCAGCGCGTCCTCAAGCGCCGCGCGACACCCGCCGCCGCCGGCGCAACCGCCGAAGCCGCGACGACCTCGGTCCCCGACGCAGCAGCCTCGGCCGAGGCATCCGACGGCGCCCGCTCGTCCGACCGCTGA